In the bacterium genome, AGCTTTTCCAGTTGCGAATGCCCCATACCCGACGCCTAGCGTTTTATTTTTTGATCCAATTCTTTATTCCACTTGACCCATTCTTTCGCCGCATCTTGCGCGGGATCGAAAGCGGCTTTGGCATACTTGCCGTCTGCACGAACCGTGATTTGAAATCCTTTGACGATCTTGACCCATTGATCCAGACTGACCTCATAGGGGCCCGGGATCTGGCTGGGTCCCGGCACCTCCACGGGCTGCAGGCTTTTACTGGTGGTCGACCGCGGCAAGCCCCACAGTTTAGCAGGCCCCACCTCCACGGTTCCGTCGTACACCACACACTGGGTGGCGGTGTCCGCCTGGACGCGGTAGACCGTGCCGCGCACTGCGCAGACCGCGGTGGGCGCTTTGATCTGAAAACTGCTTTTGCCTGAGACCGGAGTGGACAGATTCAGGTACACCTGGCCGGTTGGAATCTCCGCCTTGATCTGACGAGACTGCGCCGAAAGAGCGGCCTGCGTGAATACGAAAGAGGTGGATTCACCGATACGGATGACGCTGGCATCCAACAGCTTGATTTCGCAGCGCGACTCTTTTTGCGTTCGAATGGCATCGCCGTCATGTACCTTCAGGCCGAGTTGAACACGGGACCATTCGGCGCTGCCGCGGGATTGAATATGAATGTCCTCCGGTCCGCCAAGGAGAAAAGAAATAGAGCCGATCGTTTTACCGGTCCCGGCCTGAGCGTGCCAAACTACGGACAGCAGCACGGTAAGAAGCAGAAGCATGCTTTTGTTCATCTACCTGTTCCTCCCTGCAAAAAAACGGAGAAGGGCGTTGACGATTCCGCGCGCCCCCGGACCAACTGAGAACAGTCCGCCTAATTCTGTTTGACAAGGTCATTGCGCTGAAGACCGGATCCCTCCACCGCCTCGCATTCGGAGGCCTTGCCGTTGCCGATATTGTTGTTCACCACTTTGATCCGTCCGATTCTGGTTTCCGTTGCACCGAGCGAAAGGCCGGTGTCCGGATCGATCAATTCTTCGCCCGGCCGGTAAACGGTGAACAGATCGCCGGGCTTGACGCCGGCCGCTGCGCCGACGTTGATGAAGATGGCGCCGTCCGCCTTGATGATCTTGGCGGAAAAAGCCAGACCCGTGGAGGCGCCGTCCAACAGCGTCACCACCCTGTCGATCGCTTTGCGGGTGGCCTTGCCGACGATCGACTCATCAAATTGATTCTTGTTGTCAAAATCGAACTTTTGGGTATCGACCGACAACCCCTTGGAGGATTCTTCCTCCCGAACCGATTCGGCGGTCATGATTTCACCGGTGCTGCTGTTGACCAGACGGACATCCACAGCCACGGTGGCCTTGATGTTTTTCATGCCAAGGCCCAGTCCGACCTTTTTGATGGCGCCGCCGACATTTTTTTCCGAATGCCCGAATTCCGTTACCGCGCCTATGATAACCACCTCCACGCCGAGCAGTTGTCCGACCTTGGCAGCGCTCTCCGGGGTCAGGGCGCCGGATTGTCCCAGCTGTTGCTCTTTAAGCACTTGATCAAGCTGCGTTCGCTCCAACACCGTATACCGGCCGCTCTTGACCAATGCGGTGATCAACATATCCGCCATGCCTTCTCCCACCGGCTGCCCGGTCCACCAGCGCACCACATGAGAGGTCTTGTCGTCAAAGGCGAAAACCGCCACCCGTTTTTTCGGCTGCGCGGAAACGATCACTGTAACGGTCAATAAAAGGACCCACAGAAACCTCGATGTCATCTTAAGCATCATACACCTCATCAGGTTGAAGATTCGTTGATTCAGTTCAAAAGCAAAGTACGGGGAATACCCTCATCGAACCGCCGTTTTCCGGCACTGCTGAATGAGCTCACTCGAGTCCGGCCGTATCCGGAACCGCGGTTTGAGTCGGTGAAGGAGTAGAACGTACAATGCTGATGGTCACCTGGTTAGCCGTGGCGCCGGTCACGTCTACCATATAATCGCTGACCTTGCGCTGATCCAGTTCCCTGGCCAGCTGGTCGGCGGTTCCGGCGATCTCGACATCGAATTCTCCCACACTGCCGGCGATCTGCCGCTGGTTGACCGCTTTGATGCCGCGCCCCAGATAGGTCAGCGCGCCGCGAAAGTGCGAGGCATCGGTGTAACTGCGCAAACCCGTAACCATCAGTTTGACGGTGTTGGCCTGATAAAATTTGCTCCGCCACTTTTGCAGAATTTTGCCGATGAGTTCGTCCGCCAGCAGCGCGCCCGCTTTTTCTATGGCCTTCGCGCCGCCGGAGACCGGGTCGATATGGGGATAGGCGCTGTTCTTCATCGCCGTGGCCAAAACCGTGCCCACATCCGCGTCGATCACTCGAGCGTCCAAATTCGCCTGATAGGACTTCATGCCGCCCAAATTGACGCCGGTGGCAACGGTGACCACCGCCTTGCCGGTCACCACCACCTCCGCCTCCAGAGCCACGGCCAGTGCAGCCGCCGCTTTTTGGTCGCCGTTGATGGCGGCCAACACCGCATCGCGTTCTTTACTGGCGCGCACGGTGGCCGGGTCGATCACCTGAAAACCCTTTTCCATGAATTTGTTCATCAACACCGTTTCCGCAGCGGTCATCGACACGTCAAAGTAGTGGCTGCCGTCGGACGCTGAACCAGCATTTTTTTCATCCACCAGGAACATGATCCGTGGATTGCCCATGGAGTGGATCAAGTGCTCTACCGCATTCACATCTTTTTCCAGATCAGCGACGTCCACCTGCGCGGTTACGGTGACCTCGTAAAGATCCTCAGCCGCTTTGCGTTCGGAAAGGATCTGATAGGCTTTGACATAACCGCGCGTCCAATTCAGGATGCGGTCCTCCACCACCATATAGTTTTCCACGCGTGTCTGAGAATCGATCATGGTGCCCAGCGTCTGCTCCACAGCCTTGCGCAACGCGTCCTGCAAGGCACGATCCCGAGCAGCCGAAATATCGTTGTAGGTGATGGCGCCCATGCCGGTCACCTGCACCTGCGCCCACACGCACGTTCCGGCCAACAGCATCAGCCGTACGGCTCTCAGGCCTGTAAAAATTGGATTTCTCAAAATGCGCTCCGTTGTTAGATCCCTCCAGCGGTTGGATCGGGGCACGGCGCCGGCCGGCCCGGCTAAAAAGCCATTTTCAAGGCATTTTGCAGATCACGGATGATCAGCAGCGCATCAGCGCCGGAGACTGGATCGTTGAGATGAAAAGCACCGCTCAACTTGTCGGCCTGCATGATGCCGCGATCCACCATCAGGCAGACCGCATTATACGCATAGTGGCTGGCGTTCACGTCCGGAAACCGCGATGCGGAACCGATGTACTTGGTGGCCAGATTCTCATCGCCGGTCGCCAGGATAAGAATGTTCTGCAGCAGCATGGCGTAATCCGCGCGAGTGATCTTTTCATCCGGACGAAACGTTTGATCCGGAAACAGCTCCATGCCATGCGCCTGGACGATATCGATGATCCAATTCTTCGCCCAGTGCGTTGCCACGTCGAGAACCGCCCCGTTCTGCAGGGTTTGCGCGGTTTGAGGGCTGGACGGATCGCCAGGCGCTTTGAAACCGGTGTCAAAGGGCTTGTTCGCTTTCTTATCGATCAGCTCGAGCAGTTTCAATTCCTCGATGAACAGCACCGCCACATCCGCCCGATCGATTTCGTCGATCATGACGATTCGCGCGCCGAGTTTAGTGCCCGGTGCGGCCCGCTGAACTTTTTGCACCATGGCCCAGGCCTGATCCGCTTCGGCCGCGTACTCGCCCTTTAATGCGATTACCCGGCTGTATGCGGCGGCCGCTTCTGCAAACTGGTAACCGGCCTTGTACGCTTCACCCTTGAAATAGAGCGGCTTGGGCGAATACGGATTGAGCTTTGCAGCTTGATCATATTCTTTGACCGCGTTTTCGAGCCAATCCTGACCTTTTCGTTCCATCACCAGGATGCGGCCTTTCGCCACTCGGCTGTCCAATGATTTGCCGTTTTTATCCAGCGCCTTTGCGACGTACTCGTGGGCTTTATCGAACGAACCCTTGGCTGCCCAAACCAGGGCCAGACCGGCGTATCCTTCGGCATAATCAGGATTCAGAGACAGGGCACGCTGGAATTCTTCCACCGCCGTGGCGTACTGCCCACGCTCATATTCTCGCATGCCCTGGCTGTAATGATGGTCCGCTGTATCCAGCACCGATTCCTCCTTGACGGCTTTGTGGCCGCACCCCACCGTAAAACCGATCACCAGCCCGGACAGAAGGACGATGGCAAAACAACGTTTCATGATTCCCTCTCCTGAGAAAATTAATCCACGATGAACATCACCTTGCATTGATCGAGAAAATTATGCGTGTTTGCGGCCGCGCGAATAGCCTCGGCGGAAGCGGCTGAAACAACGACATCGGATTTATTCGGCCCCGAAACTTTGAGGGCCTTGACCACCAGGGGATTGGAGGCCACGCGATCATTGCTGCGCGCACGGTTTACGTCTTTATCGTAACCAACCATGCCGATTTGAACCGCCCATTCACGGCTGACGTATTTAGAGCCATAGAGTTCCTGGCCGTTCTCATCAAGCACTTTGGGCGCCATGGCCGGCCGGACCCCCAATCCTTTTGTATCGATCACCAGTCCGGTCACAGCGCCGCCGGAGGAATGAACCGGCGCCGGCTGGTTCACACTCATTCCGGCGGGCAGAGGCTTGCCGGCAGGCCACGGCTGACCGCAACAAGGACAGAGCGCTCCGCCGGCCGGCGCCAGCGTGGCGCCGCCCATCTGCGGCGGCAGCAGCGCGTCGCTCAGCGCGCCGGACAAGGGCATCTCGATGGTCACTTCGATGTCGCCGGTCGACATGTATTTGGTGTCCACTACGGTGAAATTTCTGACAATGCCGGAAACACGCGTGTTGATCACGTCGTTCTCAACCATAAAATTGCGTACCGTGGTTTCAGAATCAAGGGTCATCCCTTTGACCGTTTCCAGCAGATTACGCAATGCCGTTTTTTTGGCCGCATCGATGGCTCCCGCTCGTTGAGCGGTCTCCGGCATATTGGGATTGGGCGAACCGATCCCCGTCGCTCTGAGTATTTGGTTAGACCAATCCACCAGGCCGTTGCTGCCAACCGCCTGCTGCACATTCTGCGAAAAGACCCATCCGGCCATCAGCAGAATCATCGACAAGCCCAGCATCCCTATACGGTGGGACTTCATAAAAGTGCCCTCCCTTTAAATGAGTGAACATTCAACTGGCACATAGCCAAGAAGATTACGAGCTTGATCCGACAATGAGCGTGATTCAAAGCACAAAAAACCGACAACCGATAAAACAGCCCCGGCCGAGGAAAATTCCCTTTACCAAAGGACAACAAATACTGTTGCGCCTAATTTATAATTTATATTAAATTAACCAACAAAGGCGTATTTGTCAAGATTTATTTAGGCCAAACTCTCTAAAAATAATCCGGCTTGGCCAGAACATTTTCGAATCCCATACGTTTAATTTCATGATAATATGAGAAGAATGTGTGCTATTCGTAGAC is a window encoding:
- a CDS encoding tetratricopeptide repeat protein — protein: MKRCFAIVLLSGLVIGFTVGCGHKAVKEESVLDTADHHYSQGMREYERGQYATAVEEFQRALSLNPDYAEGYAGLALVWAAKGSFDKAHEYVAKALDKNGKSLDSRVAKGRILVMERKGQDWLENAVKEYDQAAKLNPYSPKPLYFKGEAYKAGYQFAEAAAAYSRVIALKGEYAAEADQAWAMVQKVQRAAPGTKLGARIVMIDEIDRADVAVLFIEELKLLELIDKKANKPFDTGFKAPGDPSSPQTAQTLQNGAVLDVATHWAKNWIIDIVQAHGMELFPDQTFRPDEKITRADYAMLLQNILILATGDENLATKYIGSASRFPDVNASHYAYNAVCLMVDRGIMQADKLSGAFHLNDPVSGADALLIIRDLQNALKMAF
- a CDS encoding FecR domain-containing protein, whose translation is MNKSMLLLLTVLLSVVWHAQAGTGKTIGSISFLLGGPEDIHIQSRGSAEWSRVQLGLKVHDGDAIRTQKESRCEIKLLDASVIRIGESTSFVFTQAALSAQSRQIKAEIPTGQVYLNLSTPVSGKSSFQIKAPTAVCAVRGTVYRVQADTATQCVVYDGTVEVGPAKLWGLPRSTTSKSLQPVEVPGPSQIPGPYEVSLDQWVKIVKGFQITVRADGKYAKAAFDPAQDAAKEWVKWNKELDQKIKR